In Ascaphus truei isolate aAscTru1 chromosome 5, aAscTru1.hap1, whole genome shotgun sequence, one genomic interval encodes:
- the LOC142496322 gene encoding potassium voltage-gated channel subfamily A member 1-like, which produces MEIALVTLEDRGAPAVVVSVEDGGDAMAAASTTSRRDLLQIPRAPSWLNDYNQGKEEDEGESCQLRPQHQQQYPPPGTGQGGGGGVGDRCQSSDMTMNHPDSHIKDRDIEAVIRPEEEETHAHHHHPEEGEEDHHFDLGIMDHASNQRVIINIAGLRFETQLSTLNQFPDTLLGDPEKRMRFFDPLRNEYFFDRNRPSFDGILYFYQSGGKIRRPVNVSIDVFADEIRFYELGEEAMERFREDEGFLKDEEKPLPRNEFQRQVWLIFEYPESSSSARGIAIVSVLVILISIITFCLETLPEFRDENELPPSLSKVLNDTQQPPPPSGLTDPFFIIETTCVIWFTFELLVRFFACPSKAHFSKNIMNIIDIVAIIPYFITLGTELAEQQTNNGQQAMSLAILRVIRLVRVFRIFKLSRHSKGLQILGQTLKASMRELGLLIFFLFIGVILFSSAVYFAEADDPESHFSSIPDAFWWAVVTMTTVGYGDMRPVTVGGKIVGSLCAIAGVLTIALPVPVIVSNFNYFYHRETDHEEQVTPKEEASSGQGSCAGELKRTPSKSSLNKSVVHLDNLEGINNGTGSLEKTNLKAKSNVDLRKSLYALCLDTNRETDL; this is translated from the coding sequence ATGGAGATTGCTTTGGTGACTTTGGAAGACAGAGGAGCCCCAGCTGTAGTTGTCAGTGTGGAGGATGGAGGCGACGCTATGGCAGCAGCAAGCACAACAAGCAGGCGCGATCTGCTCCAAATCCCCAGGGCACCATCTTGGTTAAACGATTACAACCAAGGGAAAGAAGAAGACGAAGGAGAAAGCTGCCAGCTGCGACCACAACATCAGCAGCAATACCCACCACCAGGGACCGggcaaggaggaggaggaggtgtgggCGACCGCTGCCAGAGCAGCGACATGACCATGAACCACCCTGACAGTCACATCAAGGACCGTGACATAGAGGCGGTGATCCGGCCTGAGGAAGAGGAGACCCATGCCCACCATCACCAcccggaggagggggaggaggaccaCCACTTCGACCTGGGCATCATGGACCACGCGAGCAACCAAAGGGTCATCATCAACATCGCTGGCCTGAGGTTCGAGACCCAGCTGTCCACTCTCAACCAGTTTCCGGACACTCTGCTGGGGGACCCGGAGAAAAGGATGAGGTTCTTCGACCCCCTGAGGAATGAATACTTTTTTGATCGCAACAGGCCGAGCTTCGATGGCATCCTCTACTTTTACCAGTCAGGGGGCAAAATCCGGCGCCCGGTCAATGTGTCCATCGATGTCTTTGCAGATGAAATCCGCTTCTACGAGCTCGGGGAGGAGGCCATGGAGAGGTTTCGGGAGGACGAGGGCTTCCTAAAGGACGAGGAAAAGCCCCTGCCCCGAAATGAGTTTCAGAGGCAGGTATGGCTCATCTTTGAGTACCCGGAGAGCTCCAGCTCTGCCAGGGGCATTGCCATCGTCTCGGTGCTTGTAATCCTCATCTCCATCATCACCTTCTGCCTGGAGACCCTGCCTGAGTTCAGGGATGAGAACGAACTGCCCCCGTcgctgtccaaggtgctgaatgACACCCAGCAGCCTCCTCCCCCCAGTGGCCTCACAGATCCATTCTTCATTATCGAGACCACCTGTGTCATTTGGTTCACTTTTGAGCTCCTGGTCCGGTTCTTCGCTTGCCCAAGCAAGGCGCACTTCTCCAAGAACATCATGAACATCATTGACATTGTGGCCATCATCCCTTACTTCATCACCTTGGGCACAGAGCTGGCTGAGCAGCAAACTAACAATGGGCAGCAGGCGATGTCTCTGGCTATCCTTAGGGTCATCCGCTTGGTAAGAGTCTTCAGGATATTCAAGCTGTCCAGACACTCCAAGGGACTTCAGATATTGGGGCAGACCTTGAAGGCGAGTATGAGGGAGCTGGGTTTGCTAATATTCTTCCTCTTCATCGGAGTGATCCTCTTCTCCAGCGCAGTCTACTTTGCTGAGGCTGATGACCCGGAGTCTCATTTCTCCAGCATCCCCGATGCTTTCTGGTGGGCTGTGGTCACAATGACTACAGTGGGATATGGGGACATGAGGCCAGTGACTGTTGGGGGTAAAATCGTGGGCTCCCTGTGTGCCATCGCTGGCGTGCTCACCATTGCTTTGCCAGTCCCTGTTATTGTTTCCAACTTCAACTATTTCTACCACCGAGAAACTGACCATGAGGAGCAGGTGACCCCCAAGGAGGAGGCcagcagtgggcagggcagctgCGCTGGAGAACTCAAGAGAACTCCCAGCAAATCTTCCCTTAACAAGTCCGTGGTGCACTTAGACAACCTTGAAGGGATCAATAATGGTACCGGGTCTCTAGAAAAAACTAATCTGAAAGCAAAGAGCAATGTGGATCTCAGAAAGTCCCTCTATGCTCTTTGTTTGGATACCAACAGGGAAACGGATTTGTAA